A stretch of Henckelia pumila isolate YLH828 chromosome 4, ASM3356847v2, whole genome shotgun sequence DNA encodes these proteins:
- the LOC140863759 gene encoding sodium/calcium exchanger NCL1-like — protein sequence MFIINHSFFTMKTSNNNIANSIFTLSFIFLVSILLSIPAGVISRPFSGNSLELVSDGVDGLIQSSVIIKTSTDNNNNNSSWVLDEKCEQMYGFLPCSYSVTGHLFLILVYEYLLFHAESYVASGGERIFKILGPGVFGASAFQIIGSLPEALILLASGLLSSEELAEEYVFTGVGLLAGSTILLLTVIWGTCIILGSQKFRDPANFNPSDKRSHTHLERFLMSKWPGYGVVTDMGTSVTARILLISVIPSMVVLIPEIFGLSLAGERVVVIVTLFVSITFLLSYFFYQFFKPWIQRRRLLYVKHEYLVIDILKRVQSQTKGKLLTENGSPNISTIRNIFKERDQDGDNLISLSELKEFLKEIKFRKLHYSDEDRRAEEMMKDFDADNDQKITMDEFVRGMMKWLDDTKETMNKRYHSVRSLKDLYKVLKPWISKKREEREMMSRLIPDILEYLQSSACGGLLAKDGTPDVTAIKRLFKKIDLDKDDCISYDELKQLMTNIKFGMMTYDADIAASKIMEELDVSGDHLIDEEEFVMGLSKWLSTTYNQKPDSEKTEEEYYQKTWEQTDKLMEDKFVDKSPLAWTKAIGLLVLGIVVLGLLAEPLVHSVRAFSKAANLPSFYIAFMFIPLASNARLAVSAITEARRKKLHTTSLTLSEIYGTVFMNNILGLAVLLALIYYRGMSWDFSAEVFVVLVVSVIIGCLSSFSTVFPIWASLLAYLMYPLSLVLVYILGDSTWFS from the exons ATGTTCATCATCAACCACAGCTTTTTCACGATGAAAACTTCCAACAACAATATTGCTAATTCTATTTTCACACTTTCCTTCATATTCCTCGTATCAATATTACTATCGATCCCCGCCGGAGTAATATCCAGGCCGTTTTCCGGCAACTCTCTGGAGCTGGTCTCCGATGGAGTGGACGGATTAATCCAGTCTTCTGTGATCATAAAGACTTCCacagataataataataataattcttcTTGGGTACTGGACGAGAAGTGCGAGCAAATGTACGGGTTCTTGCCATGTTCTTACAGCGTGACGGGACATTTGTTCTTGATTCTGGTGTACGAATACCTGCTGTTTCATGCTGAATCCTACGTCGCCTCCGGAGGGGAGAGGATCTTCAAGATCCTCGGTCCCGGTGTTTTCGGCGCCAGTGCTTTTCAGATCATCGGATCCCTGCCCGAAGCCTTGATTCTTCTTG CATCTGGCCTATTGAGCAGTGAAGAACTAGCTGAAGAATACGTGTTCACGGGTGTTGGATTGCTCGCCGGATCCACGATTTTACTTCTCACTGTGATCTGGGGAACCTGCATTATACTCGGGAGCCAAAAATTTCGCGACCCAGCAAATTTCAATCCTTCTGATAAAAGAAGCCACACCCATTTGGAGAGGTTTTTGATGTCGAAATGGCCGG GTTACGGTGTGGTTACCGATATGGGCACCAGTGTCACTGCCAGGATTCTGCTTATCTCTGTGATACCATCGATGGTCGTCCTGATTCCCGAAATTTTCGGTTTGTCTTTGGCTGGAGAACGAGTGGTTGTGATAGTTACTCTTTTTGTTTCCATCACATTCCTCCTTTCTTACTTCTTCTATcag TTCTTTAAGCCATGGATTCAAAGGAGACGCCTGCTTTATGTAAAACATGAATATTTAGTGATAGACATTCTAAAACGTGTGCAAAGCCAGACGAAGGGAAAGCTATTAACCGAGAATGGATCGCCAAATATATCGACCATAAGAAA TATATTCAAGGAAAGAGATCAAGATGGAGACAATCTTATCTCACTCTCTGAGTTAAAAGAATTTCTGAAAGAGATAAAGTTTAGAAAACTCCATTATTCAGACGAAGATAGGAGAGCTGAAGAGATGATGAAGGATTTCGATGCTGACAATGACCAGAAAATTACCATGGATGAATTTGTCCGTGGAATGATGAAATGGCTTGATGATACAAAAGAAACAATGAATAAAAGATACCACTCGGTGAGATCACTGAAGGACTTGTACAAG GTTCTTAAACCTTGGATTTCAAAGAAAAGGGAGGAACGTGAAATGATGAGTCGTCTGATTCCAGATATTTTAGAATATCTTCAAAGCTCGGCTTGTGGCGGCCTTTTGGCAAAGGATGGGACTCCGGATGTTACTGCTATAAAAAG GTTGTTCAAAAAGATCGACCTTGACAAAGACGATTGCATATCATACGATGAATTGAAGCAGTTAATGACGAATATCAAGTTCGGCATGATGACTTATGATGCTGACATTGCAGCAtccaaaataatggaagaacttGATGTAAGTGGAGATCATTTAATAGACGAGGAGGAATTTGTTATGGGTTTATCAAAATGGCTGAGCACAACTTACAATCAAAAACCGGACTCAGAAAAGACTGAAGAAGAATATTATCAA AAAACATGGGAACAGACTGATAAACTCATGGAGGACAAGTTCGTCGATAAATCTCCACTAGCATGGACGAAAGCTATTGGTCTTTTGGTACTCGGGATTGTTGTACTTGGGCTCCTAGCCGAACCTCTTGTACACAGTGTTCGTGCTTTCTCTAAAGCAGCTAATTTGCCATCGTTTTATATTGCTTTTATGTTTATCCCACTGGCTAGCAATGCAAGATTAGCCGTGTCAGCAATCACTGAAGCCCGCAGGAAGAAGCTACACACTACTTCTCTGACATTGTCCGAG ATATATGGAACCGTGTTCATGAACAATATTCTGGGATTAGCTGTTCTTCTTGCCCTGATCTATTATCGTGGCATGTCGTGGGATTTCTCGGCTGAGGTTTTCGTGGTTCTAGTCGTATCTGTGATAATCGGATGCTTGTCGAGTTTCAGCACTGTTTTCCCTATCTGGGCGTCACTTTTAGCTTATCTGATGTACCCGTTGTCATTGGTCTTGGTTTACATTCTTGGAGATTCTACTTGGTTTTCCTAA